The Candidatus Defluviibacterium haderslevense DNA window AAAAAGCCTCATCAACAATATTGATCGTCAAAATCAAACTGATGTAAATTCATGGGAACTAACTTTTGAAGATAACACCATTACACCAAAAGTATATTACAATGATTGGATATTAACTCAATATTGTTTAGACATAAAGAAAATGAGTTACCAAAACTTAATTACGGACTCTACAAGTGAAGAAAGCTATAAAGAAGAAATGATGAATTGGTACAAAAAAAATAAATATGATCCGACAACATTGGATGTACAACATATCAGAAATTAAAATTAAATTGCTATTTAGTAATACTATAGGACATTAGTAGTTTAAAGAAAAACCGATAACTTAAAACTCAAACTGGAAATAGTTAAAAATAGCTATGGTTCAAATGTTTAAACATCCAAACTGATTATAAAAAATTGAAAATAAGAGAATATGAAATTATACATTACAACAAGTCTGCTATTTATAAGTCTTTTTGCAGAAGCACAAATTAACAGCTTACGGATCAATCCAAATATTGTTCTGCCTATTGACAGTATTGAAAGTAAAGCATTGATTACTTCACTTAACGACTTCTTACTTGCAGCACAAAAACCAAATGAAGATAATAAATTTATTTTTGAACATGAAAAAATAGAAACTTTTATTCAGCTTGACGAAATTAATGGAATTGAAAAAAGTGGTAAATTCAAAGATGATTATTTCTACAAACCCTATTTGACGAATATTGTTTTACTCAAAGACTATACCTATTTGATCCAGATATCCTATATTGGAATAAATGAAAATACAGCCTTACTAAGAGCTAGTTTTGAGTTCATTGCTCACAAGACTAGTAATTCGTTCACCTTTTCTTCACCACTTTTGAAAAATACAAAAAATTGGAAAACCAAAAAAGTTGGGAATAATATTTTTCATTATAAAAACACCATCAATAATGACAAAGTAAATGAATTCTATAAGTTGACTTCAACATTTGATAGAAAACTGAAATCAACAAATAAAATAATAGACTATTATTGTTGCGACAATCTTATAGAACTTGAAAAACTAATTGGAGTGGAATACAAAGCTGATTACAATGGAAGGCGTGAAAGTGTTTGGAGTTCATCTTATGGCAACAGAAAACTCATTGTCTTCGGCAATAATAATTCAAACTTCGATGTTTTTGATCCACACGATTTATTTCATGATAGATTAAGTTTAGTCATTCCAAGAAGCAAGGTCAACAAACCGGTTGACGAGGGTTGTGCTTATTTATATGGTGGAAGTTGGGGTCTGAGTTGGAAAGAAATTTTTAAAGCTTTTAAAGAACAAATAGCAAATAATAAAAGTATAGACTGGACTGATATTAAAGAAAATCCTGTTACATTCAAAACAGGAAATTATACTAATCCAGCCGACTATATTGTAAATGCTTTATTGGTTAAGAAAATAGAAAAGGAAAAAGGTTTTTCAGGAGTTTGGGAATTATTAAATGTCGGACCTTTTGAGAAAGGTAACGAAAAATATTATCAAACCCTTGAAAAATTAACAGGAATAACTAAAGCCAATTACAACAATAATGTTTGGGAGCTAATAAACAATGAAAAATAGCTACAACTAAAAAAGTAGATTTCAAAAACATAAATCGATATCATACATTTCAATGAAGATCAAAAAAATGAATAAGAAAAACTATGATGAAATGTTTGGATAAGCAACATATTTTATATTGAAACGAAAAGTCAAGTTTGTTATTTCTCAAATTGTGTTCAAATGGACAGCAAGGCTTTAAATGATGTTAATCGAGCCATACTTTTTGACAATTCAAGGATTGATATCGTGTATAAAATTCTTGAGGAACTCAGTTTGATAAACGGCTGATCATTCCTGGCTATAAAAGCAGCTAATAATAGTAGAAATAATCAAGAGAATAAAGTCTTTTGATCTTTGTACTTCGATTTTTAGATCAGCTTATTCCATTTCGAATGATGCTTAATGTTTTTTTACTCAAAATGCTTAGATTTTTCATTTCATTGATGCAGATTGACTTTCTTCCTAAAAAGCTGGACGCTAACTTTAATGTTCGGACAATCTCAATTTAGTGAATGGATTCTGCGAATAGTTTATAAAAAATAGGAGGGGCTAAAAAGGTATCTGTAGGAATTGTCTTCACAAAATATAATTTGGATGCTTTTGTTTCATTTACTAAAAAATTGAAGGACAAAATCATAGACAATACATATTATGCTAATCATGGTTGACTTAAATTTTTATGTTTCATTAAACTTTGATGCAAGTGGAGTGTTTTCTAATTCAAAAGTCAACCTGCTTACAGAAGAAATTAATATGATTTTCAGATGACAAGACCAAATATGCAAAACCTAAAAATATTTCAAATTGATACATTTACAGATAAATTGTTTTCAGGAAATCCTGCAGCAGTTTGTATTCTGGAACAATGGCTGCCTGATGATTTAATGCAATCGATTGCTCATGAAAACAATTTAGCTGAAACGGCTTTTATTGTTCCAATTGGAAAAGACTTTGAAATCAGATGGTTTACACCAACAACCGAAGTTGATTTATGTGGACATGCTACACTGGCTTCAGCATTTGTACTATTTAATTTACTCGGCTATACTGAATCAACAATCCGATTTTATGCTCCGAGAAGTGGATGGTTAAGTGTAACGAAAATGGAAGACATGCTGTATTTGGATTTTCCAACAGATGATTTGGAATTTATCAATGGTATGCAACATACCATAGAGTATTGTATTGGAATAAAACCCACAGCGGTGTACAAAGGGAAAACAGATTACATTGCTATTATTGATAACGAAAAGGTGTTAAAAAATCTCATACCCAATTTAACAGAAATCTCTAAACTTAATGCAAGAGGACTCATTGTTACTTCGGAGGGTGATCAAGTAGATTTTGTATCTCGTTTCTTTGCGCCCCAATCAGGGATCAATGAAGACCCTGTAACAGGTTCTGCGCATACTTCATTATTACCCATTTGGGCAAAAAAACTAGGGAAAACCAAATTTATTGCACTTCAATTGTCGGAACGAGGTGGGCAACTCAACTGTGAATTCAATAATGACAGATGTTTGATTGGAGGTAAAGCAAAATTGTATTTAACAGGAGAAATTAACCTGGAATGATTTGAAAGATCTTCATTGAAATATGATAAATTGGTATAAAAATCCTACACATTATATCTTAAAATAAAAAAAATATAATACAATGAAAATACTTGCCATTGAAAAAGAATCGAAAGGCGTTGATTGGAATGATTTAGATGATCTATTAAAGGTCGAGGCTCAACATATATTTCAATTATATCTTTCAGATTCATTAAGAGAAATATATTTTACAGAAAACAAAAATGCCATTTTAATATTGGAAACTTCGGATAAGGAATCAGCACTAACCCTTCTTGAAACTTTGCCCTTGGTAAAATCCGGTAAGATTCAATTTGACATTATGGAGTTAAGGCCATATACCGGGTATGAAAGGATAATTAAATAATAAATTGTGTAACAGAAGTTAAAATAACCTGAATTATATTTAAATAATATTTATACTCAAATTGAATAAAAAAAGACAACATTTTATTATAAATGAACTGACCAAAAATTTTACATTTGCAAGCTCAATAACAATTTAACATAAAAATCAAATGGCAAAGACAAACATCTACCTGAACTTTCAAGGTAATGCTGAAGAAGCATTCAACTGTTACAAATCAGTTTTCAAAACAGATTGGGCTGCACCTATTATGCGAATGGGAGATATGCCCCACCAAGAAGGCATGCCTCAACTTTCCGAAGCTGAAAAAAAGATGGTAATGCATGTATCTCTTCCAATTTTAGGCGGGATTAACATCATGGGTACAGACATGCTGGAAAGCATGGGTCATAAATTAATTATAGGCAACAACACAACCATTAGTTTAGAACCCGACACAAAAGAGGATGCCGACAGAATCTACAATGCACTGTCACAAGGTGGCACTGATTGCGTTCCACCACATGATGAATTCTGGGGCTACTGGGGCGTTTGTCTGGACAGATTTGGAATTCGGTGGATGTTTAATGTGCCCAATCAAAAATACCAGCAGTAATCAAGAATATTTTTTTTAATAAACATCTTAATAATTCCACACAAATGTTAAATCAACTAAGAACTATCGTGCTTTATGTCGGAAAGTTTAGTTATGTTAATTACTTGATTTAAAATAAATAAATACAGAAACCCATTGAAAGTTAAAAGTATTATTGTGTCCGTAAAAACTTTCTTTTTCGCTTTTTTCCCTTCTTCCTATTCATCACTTTTAATGAACGACCCAAATGGATATAAAATATGACAGGATAGGAACAGGGTATAATTCAACGAGACAAGCTGACCCTTATTTATCTGGAAGACTTCTTCATTTTTTACAGCCAAATAGAGAAGGACACTATCTTGATATTGGTTGTGGAACGGGAAATTATACCATTGCCTTAGCTGATAAAGGTTTAAAATGTACCGGAGTGGATCCATCAGCAAAAATGCTTGCCGAAGCCAATAGTCGAAATCAACAAATCCATTGGCTTATAGGAACTGCTGAACACATACCAACAGATGACATGGTTTTCGACGGGATTATTGCCACCCTGACTATACATCACTGGTCAGACCTCAGACAAGCGTTTACTGAGCTAAACAGAGTACTCAAGGACAATGGTAAAATTATTTTGTTTACATCTACACCTGAACAAATGAAGACCTATTGGCTTAATCACTATTTTCCTAAAATGCTACTTTCTTCCATATCTCAAATGCCATCACTTGCAACAATACAAGAAGTCATTAGTCAAACAGGACTTGTAATAACGCATATTGAAAAATACTTGATCCAAGACGACCTTAAAGATTGTTTTTTATATGTAGGTAAAAATAATCCAGACCGGTATTTTGACCCATTAATTCGCAATGGAATATCATCGTTTACATCACTGGCGAACAAAGAAGAAGTAAATCAAGGTTTATCACAACTTAAAAATGACATAGATAGTCAATCGTTTGAATCAGTTAAAAACCAATACATCGATGAATTAGGCGACTATTTATTTATAACTATTGAGAAAAAGTGAACACAAAATATAATATAAATTTAATTATAGTAGTTGTAATTTTGACCAATAAATTTTACTTTTGACCAGCATTAAAAAAGCTAAAACTATTTAATCCCCAATCCTTAGAATAAATCCACTTCATTTGATGTGTCATTTAATAGTTCGAAATAAATAATATCATAATCGAGGATAAAAAAACACAAACAAAAATCAATTAAATATGAAAGCTGAAGGCAAAACAGTAGAAGAAATTCTCATCAATTTACCGCAAGACAGAGTAGAGCCATTTAACAAACTACACGATGTTATTGTAAAAAACCTACCCAAAGGGTTTGAAGCAGCTATTAGTTATGGTGGATTAGGTTATGTTATTCCTCATTCACTTTATCCCGCCGGGTACCACTGCAAACCCAGCGAACCATTGCCATTCGCTGGACTTGCTTCCCAAAAGAATTCTATAAATTTTTATCACATGGGAATTTATTCAGATCCCAAATTATTGAATTGGTTCGTAAATGAATTTCCCAAACATACTAAGCAAAAACTTGATATGGGAAAAAGCTGTATTCGATTTAAGAAATTTGATGATATTCCATACCAACTCATAGGAGAATTAATGAAAAAAATGAGCGTAAATGATTGGATCAATATTTATGAGAAAAACTTGAAAAAATAATATAGTATTTTAAATAATTGTTCCAGATATTGATTGTGCACATTCACTCTACGATTTTATTTGAAAAAGGCAATATTGTAAATGAAGTCATTATTAAATATAGTCCTTCATCAATTATTTTCACATGAATTGTTATTGTAAATTTGACTTTGAGATTTTGAAATTGATAATAGTAATTGCCTGTATTCTGTTCATGGATGGAGATAAATTAAGAAAATATAAATATTACAAATCGTTTTAGAAATGAACGAAGATATAAAAAAATATAACCAGGACCAATCTATAGAAGACAACAACATTTGCAGCGTACTGGCTGATACAATCGACCAAGAGTTGACACTTGCAGATAGTAAAATTTGGCATGCCCATCCTGTCTGGTTTTTAGAAGGCAATCCAATAGTTGGTTATAGTAAACAAAAGTCAGGAATTAGACTCATGTTTTGGAGCGGCGCTGACTTTGATGAAGAACATTTAAATGTGAAAGGCAAGAAATTTAAAGATGCTTCTGTTTTTTACAACAGGGTTTCAGAAATTGATGTACAAGACTTAAAACGCTGGCTGAAGAAGTCCAGAGATATACAATGGGATTACAAAAATTTAGTAAAAAGAAAAGGGAAATTAGAAAAATTAAAATAATATGGAAGTAACAGCAGAGCATAATGCACGAATCGCAAAATTAACTTTTGCATCGGTTTATCCACTCTACATTAAAAAAATTGAAAGCAAAGGAAGAACAAAAGATGAATTGCATCAGGTAATAGAATGGTTGACTGGTTATGATCTTAAGAAAATGGAAGAACTCATAGCGGAAAAAGCTACTTTTGAAACATTCTTCAAGAAAGCAACATTGAATAAAAATGCCCACCTCATAACAGGACTTATTTGTGGTTATAGAATAGAAGATCTGGAAAATCCAATTACCAAACAAGTAAGATATTTAGATAAACTAGTAGATGAACTAGCGAAAGGAAGGAAAATGGAAAAAATTTTACGAACCGTTTAGCTTAAATTACATATGACCATAAGATAGTTATTACATAAGTAGTATGTTTTGGTACATTTAATATTATCTAAACATAGCATGATACCAATGCAATTCTAAAGTACTCTAAAATCCTTACCACTTATAAGCATTAGAAGACTTCTGCTCAAATCATATTTTGAAAAACAGATCACGAATAATTGAAACCTTTAACTGGATAATAAAATATTGAGAATGTCAAGAAGACCATTCATTTTCAATGTCTTGATGGAATTCTTATGTTAGTCTTATTTGAAATGAATCTATTAAACCCTTGTTCTTTATGTACTATAGTAAATACGCTACGTTTAAAGAACATGAGTAAGGCATAACTCATGGATACAAATGTTAAACTGGTGTCTACAGCAAATAATTTGGAACTACAATAGCCCTTTAAGTTTATCCAAGACCCTCAAACTATCGGGTATCTGTCTATTTACTATCGCTGTGTTCCATTAACCAAAGTCGAAAGCACTGGGTTGTTATTCACCATTCAAAAAAATAATTTGTGCATATAAAATCTTTATCGTAATATTGCAATCTAAATATAAGAACATGGGTGCTACCAAAACTGATCATTTCTCAGACAAACAAAACGAAATTTCTACACTTACCAAAGCTTTCGGGCATCCGGCAAGAGTTGCTATTATGGACTATTTACTTAAAGTAGATACTTGTATTTGTGGTGATATTGTTAACGAATTGCCTCTGGCACAACCCACCGTTTCACAACATTTGAAAGAACTCAAAAATGCAGGACTTATTAAAGGGGACATAGAAGGAAATACGATTTGTTATTGTATCGACGAAAAAGCTATTACCAAACTAGAAAGTTATTTCGCAATGATTTCCACAACATTAGTCAAGAAGAATAAAAAATGTTGTTAATCCTCCTGATTAATGTAATATGAAATTATTCACAATGAACAATTATCTAAGAACTACTTCAACTGAACATTTATTCCACGCCATAGAATCATCTGCCTGCTACCCGTTGCATCGTACTATAATTAAAGTAGATAGGTATCGATTCACTGGCGATTTATTTATATCAAACTTTGAATGGTCAGCTAACAGTTCATTGCAAAAAAAAAGTTCATTGAAAAACGACGTTTCACGCTACAATAAGATTAGCCTTCCATCTAAGAATCCAAAGAAAGACGATGTAGAAATTAAGGTCGATGGTCAATTTGAAACCAACAGAACATTTGATTTTATTGAAAAATACAGATTATTGAGTTCAAAAATGTTAATGCATTTTTACTAGCATTGTTAGTAATATGCCTATGAAAAAACTGATCTTGAAAATATATGAACAGATATAACAAACATCTTCCAATCCGTTTATTAGAAATTTATAACACCAAATTATGAAAAGATATATCGCTGAAATTTTAGGAACTTTTGCGTTGGTGTTTTGTGGAACTGGTGCTATCATTATTAACCAACAATCTTCAGGCGCCATTACCCACGTTGGTATCGCCATTACCTTCGGACTTATTGTTATGGCGATGATATACGCATTAGGGCATATTTCGGGTGCTCATTTAAACCCAGCAGTGACCATTGCATTTACATTGGCTAAAAAGTTTAAAGCGAAACAAGTTACACCATACATTATCAGTCAATTAGCTGGTGCTTTTCTCGCAAGTTTTGTGCTCAACTATTTATTCCCTACAAATGAATTTTTAGGAGCAACCATCCCTTCGGGAACACCCTTGCAATCTTTCATATTGGAATGTATTCTCACTTTCTTTCTCATGCTTGTCATCATCCATGTAGCTACAGGAAGTAAAGAACAAGGAATGTTTGCAGGGCTTGCGATCGGCTCAACTGTTTTGTTAGAAGCCATGTTTGCAGGACCTGTTAGTGGAGCGAGTATGAACCCTGCAAGATCATTAGCACCGGCCATAGTCAGTGGCCATATGGAACATTTGTGGGTTTACCTTACTGCAACAATATTGGGCGCCGCTTTAGCCATTCCAATATGGAAATTTCTAAATCAAAAAGACAATCCAATACTATGAAAATTGCATTATTCAGTGACATACATTCCAATCTTCCAGCATTAGAAGCTTTCTTTAAAGATCTTGAATCTACAAAACCCGATTCCGTTTTTTGTTTGGGTGATCTGGTTGGTTATAATGTTTGGCCCAATGAAGTCATCCAAGAAATTAGAAAAAGAGGTATACCAACGATTGCAGGAAATTACGATTTTGGTGTTGGTAGATCATCAGATGATTGTGGTTGCGCCTATAAAACAAATGAAGAAAAAGAAATGGGTGCTCAATCCATTGCACTGACCAATCAGTTGATTAAACCTGATGAACGACAATACCTGAGAACACTTCCGGCACATCTACAAGTGGAATATCAACTTAACAATGCGTCATTATTTTTATTGATGGTTCATGGAAGTCCCCGAAAAATAAATGAATATCTATTTGAAGACCGAGATCAAAAGAGTATGCTCCGTATATTTGAACATTCGAATGCAGATCTGTTGTTTTTTGGTCATACGCACAAACCTTATCACCGAATATTTGAATATGATATAGAGGGACAAAAAGCATTTCGCCATGCTATCAATTTAGGTTCAATTGGCAAACCAAAAGATGGAGATCCCAGAGCTTGCTATGTTTTGATCACAATCAATGACAACAGCAGTAAATTTGATAAAAACAGTATTCAAGTTGAATTTATTCGTGTAGCCTATGATGTAGAGAAAGCAGCAAAAGCTGTAGAAGCTAGTATACTGCCCAATGCTTATGCTGACATGTTACGAAAAGCATATTGAAATTTGTAATTAAATGAATCTATCAAAGGATATGCATACACCGGATTCTTATTTTTTAATAACCAGAGCCTTTACTATCTCATTTAGCCATTGGAGATGCCGGAAAAGCTATTTTCGGACCATTGTTTCAAACCATCTTTATTATTATATCTTGGTATTTCAGACCTGTTGACAGAAAAATAAGTTATGAAAATTAAATGATCCCGACATACTTTTGTGAACGAAAAAATAACATAAGTAGTAAAGCTTACAACACTTCCAGACCATGACCAACCCAAATATTACTTTGACCAAAACTGTAAAAGAAGATCTCTACGTATTGTTTGAATTTCAGCTTAACGAAGAAGCTATTTATTTAGCGGCATTTACACCGAAAGATCCATCTGATAAAAATGCTTACATTGAAAAATTCACAAAACATATAGCTGACCCTTACATAAATATGAGAACAATAAATTTCAATGATCAGATCGTGGGCAGTATAGCCAAATTTGTCTTGGAAGATGAGGCCGAGATCACCTATTGGATTGATAGAAAATTCTGGGGAAAAGGCATAGCAACATTAGCGTTGAACGACTTTTTGAAAAATGAACATACCAGACCAATCAAAGGTCGCGTTGCATTCGATAATTACGCCTCCCAAAAGGTTTTAGAAAAATGCGGCTTTATAAAAATTGGAAAGGATCACGGATTTGCCAACGCCAGACAAGCTGAAATTGAAGAATATATTTACAAACTACTGGATTGATTTTAGCATTAATCTATATCCTTAAAAAATCTAAGTCCATAAATAGGTGTAGGTCTCTACAACGTTTGCTTTATTGTCAAGTTACAAATTTTAGCTGAGTGTGCTTCACACTGCACGAATAGCATATAGAATTGTCTTATTGCAATACAAGTTCTGTAAAAAACTAGTTGTACTGAATTAGCACAAATTATGATTCAGTATGTTGTATCAATATTTGGCCCAATATGTCCTTTTCTTGACTGCATATATCTTTTTGATTTTGATAATTTTGCTTAATGAATAGGATACTCCATTTGTTAAAAAATAGTACATTCAGTAATACTAACTTCCACTCCATCCAATTCAGGGGCCCAATTTTAGTAGTATTATTAAATAAAATAAATAAATCACAATTAACCAAATATCAATAAATCGTTAAGAAATAAACATAATCCTTAAATATATTTAGGTACGTAACGAATAAAATCAAAAACTAAAAAAGACATTTTGAACGCTGAAAAAGACTTCTCCTTAATTAAAATATTAAATCAAATCATTGACTACCAATTCAGCGATATTAAAATAGAATTAAAAAATTAAATAAACAACCGTATTCCAAACAAAAACTATAATCCTAAAAAATAACAAATGAAAAAAATAAATTTAAAATTTATCTTACTTGTATTACTTTCCAATATACTATTAGCCCAAAATATAGATACCAAACATCTGACCTTGAATCTAAAATTTGATTGGCAAAAAAGACAAACTATTGGTACAGCAGATCTTACATTCTCTGTTTTACATACAACAGATAAAATACTCTTAGACGCAGGATATTTAAATATTAATTCCATCCTAATAACTAACAAACCATTAAAATTCAACTATCTTGGTGGAGATACAAATGATAATTTAGAAATAACTCTAGACCAATTCTATACCCCCAATACTTTCATTCAATTAACCATCCATTATCAGACTATGTACGAAAACAAAGCTGATCCGAATTCCATTTGGGGAAGCTTTGGCAAAGGATTACGCTTTCAGCAACCAACTTCCACTTCACCCACCAAGCGCAAACAAATATGGAGTAGTGGTGAACCCAACTATAATAAATATTGGTTTCCAT harbors:
- a CDS encoding GNAT family N-acetyltransferase, whose translation is MTNPNITLTKTVKEDLYVLFEFQLNEEAIYLAAFTPKDPSDKNAYIEKFTKHIADPYINMRTINFNDQIVGSIAKFVLEDEAEITYWIDRKFWGKGIATLALNDFLKNEHTRPIKGRVAFDNYASQKVLEKCGFIKIGKDHGFANARQAEIEEYIYKLLD
- a CDS encoding DUF1801 domain-containing protein — translated: MKAEGKTVEEILINLPQDRVEPFNKLHDVIVKNLPKGFEAAISYGGLGYVIPHSLYPAGYHCKPSEPLPFAGLASQKNSINFYHMGIYSDPKLLNWFVNEFPKHTKQKLDMGKSCIRFKKFDDIPYQLIGELMKKMSVNDWINIYEKNLKK
- a CDS encoding winged helix-turn-helix transcriptional regulator, whose protein sequence is MGATKTDHFSDKQNEISTLTKAFGHPARVAIMDYLLKVDTCICGDIVNELPLAQPTVSQHLKELKNAGLIKGDIEGNTICYCIDEKAITKLESYFAMISTTLVKKNKKCC
- a CDS encoding DUF1801 domain-containing protein; the protein is MNEDIKKYNQDQSIEDNNICSVLADTIDQELTLADSKIWHAHPVWFLEGNPIVGYSKQKSGIRLMFWSGADFDEEHLNVKGKKFKDASVFYNRVSEIDVQDLKRWLKKSRDIQWDYKNLVKRKGKLEKLK
- a CDS encoding class I SAM-dependent methyltransferase yields the protein MDIKYDRIGTGYNSTRQADPYLSGRLLHFLQPNREGHYLDIGCGTGNYTIALADKGLKCTGVDPSAKMLAEANSRNQQIHWLIGTAEHIPTDDMVFDGIIATLTIHHWSDLRQAFTELNRVLKDNGKIILFTSTPEQMKTYWLNHYFPKMLLSSISQMPSLATIQEVISQTGLVITHIEKYLIQDDLKDCFLYVGKNNPDRYFDPLIRNGISSFTSLANKEEVNQGLSQLKNDIDSQSFESVKNQYIDELGDYLFITIEKK
- a CDS encoding MIP family channel protein, producing MKRYIAEILGTFALVFCGTGAIIINQQSSGAITHVGIAITFGLIVMAMIYALGHISGAHLNPAVTIAFTLAKKFKAKQVTPYIISQLAGAFLASFVLNYLFPTNEFLGATIPSGTPLQSFILECILTFFLMLVIIHVATGSKEQGMFAGLAIGSTVLLEAMFAGPVSGASMNPARSLAPAIVSGHMEHLWVYLTATILGAALAIPIWKFLNQKDNPIL
- a CDS encoding superoxide dismutase, giving the protein MKILAIEKESKGVDWNDLDDLLKVEAQHIFQLYLSDSLREIYFTENKNAILILETSDKESALTLLETLPLVKSGKIQFDIMELRPYTGYERIIK
- a CDS encoding VOC family protein encodes the protein MAKTNIYLNFQGNAEEAFNCYKSVFKTDWAAPIMRMGDMPHQEGMPQLSEAEKKMVMHVSLPILGGINIMGTDMLESMGHKLIIGNNTTISLEPDTKEDADRIYNALSQGGTDCVPPHDEFWGYWGVCLDRFGIRWMFNVPNQKYQQ
- a CDS encoding DUF2200 domain-containing protein, translated to MEVTAEHNARIAKLTFASVYPLYIKKIESKGRTKDELHQVIEWLTGYDLKKMEELIAEKATFETFFKKATLNKNAHLITGLICGYRIEDLENPITKQVRYLDKLVDELAKGRKMEKILRTV
- a CDS encoding metallophosphoesterase family protein: MKIALFSDIHSNLPALEAFFKDLESTKPDSVFCLGDLVGYNVWPNEVIQEIRKRGIPTIAGNYDFGVGRSSDDCGCAYKTNEEKEMGAQSIALTNQLIKPDERQYLRTLPAHLQVEYQLNNASLFLLMVHGSPRKINEYLFEDRDQKSMLRIFEHSNADLLFFGHTHKPYHRIFEYDIEGQKAFRHAINLGSIGKPKDGDPRACYVLITINDNSSKFDKNSIQVEFIRVAYDVEKAAKAVEASILPNAYADMLRKAY
- a CDS encoding PhzF family phenazine biosynthesis protein, encoding MQNLKIFQIDTFTDKLFSGNPAAVCILEQWLPDDLMQSIAHENNLAETAFIVPIGKDFEIRWFTPTTEVDLCGHATLASAFVLFNLLGYTESTIRFYAPRSGWLSVTKMEDMLYLDFPTDDLEFINGMQHTIEYCIGIKPTAVYKGKTDYIAIIDNEKVLKNLIPNLTEISKLNARGLIVTSEGDQVDFVSRFFAPQSGINEDPVTGSAHTSLLPIWAKKLGKTKFIALQLSERGGQLNCEFNNDRCLIGGKAKLYLTGEINLE